One Pleuronectes platessa chromosome 20, fPlePla1.1, whole genome shotgun sequence DNA window includes the following coding sequences:
- the LOC128425898 gene encoding LIM zinc-binding domain-containing Nebulette — MQQQQQYHGYMHQTSMSSVRSVTSPPHSATMRVYRALYDYAAQDHDEVSFRDGDVIVNAQPIDEGWMYGTVQRTGQSGMLPANYVECCN, encoded by the exons atgcagcagcagcagcagtatcaCGGCTACATGCATCAAACCAGCATGTCCTCTGTCAGATCCGTCACCTCCCCCCCGCACTCAGCCACCATG CGTGTTTACCGGGCGCTGTACGACTACGCGGCTCAGGACCACGACGAGGTCTCGTTCAGGGACGGGGACGTCATCGTCAACGCTCAGCCAATCGACGAGGGCTGGATGTACGGCACCGTGCAGAGAACCGGCCAGTCCGGCATGCTGCCCGCCAACTACGTGGAGTGTTGCaactga